The Pandoraea vervacti DNA window ACGCAAGAATTGCGCAGCTGCGTACCGACGGTGTCATTTGAACGCGACGGCATCGCGGCACCGACAGTCGCGTCAAGCCACTACGCAATCTGAGGACTAATCCCAAATATCGGTCCGCCAGCACGCCGTCACCTGCGTTGTGATTACCATGCACAGCGCCTTTCGCCGCGCGCTGACGCGCTGTCTGACGCGTGATCTGCCAATGCAGTGCAGCCCTTGAGTCTGGTGCGGCCGGGGCAGCACTTTATTCATTGGAGAAAATCATGTGCAGACGATTGTTGGCTGAGGGATTCGGCACGTTCTGGCTCGTCTTCGGCGGTTGCGGCAGCGCAGTGCTCGCCGCGGCGTTTCCCGGACTGGGCATCGGCTTTGTCGGTGTGGCGCTCGCCTTTGGCCTTGCCGTACTCACGATGGCCTACGCGGTCGGACACATTTCCGGCGGCCATTTCAACCCCGCGGTGACCATCGGGCAATACGCGGGCGGCTTGTTCCCCGCGAAAGATGTCGCCCCCTATCTCGCGGCGCAGGTCGCAGGCGGTATTGCGGCCGGCGCCGTGTTGTATGCCGTCGCCAGCGGTGTGGCGGATTTCTCGGCAACGACTTCGGGGTTCGCATCGAACGGTTACGGCGCGCACTCGCCCGGCGGCTATTCCTTGCTTGCCGGTATCACGATCGAGTTCGTCCTGACGGCGATGTTTGTGGTCATTATCAATAGCGTAGCGTCGCGCCCGGCACTGAGCGGGTTTGCGCCCATCGCCATCGGACTGGCGCTCACGCTCATTCACCTCGTTTCGATTCCGGTGACCAACACCTCGGTCAATCCGGCTCGCAGCACCGGCGTGGCGCTGTTCCAGGGCGGATGGGCCATCGAGCAGTTGTGGATGTTCTGGCTGGCGCCCATCGTCGGCGGCGCGGTGGGGGGCATCGTGTCTCGCGCGCTGCGCGCGCCGGCCTGACGAGAGACGACCGCCGCTCTCGCGACCGTCAAACGACCATGGTGTACACCATCACGGCCACCGAGACGGTCATCAGAGCGGTCGCGACCCATCCGCCAATCGAGACGGCACGCGAGTTGGTCATTTTGCCCACGACCGTCTCGCGCGACGACAGCAGCATGACGATCACCATGCAGGGCACCGCGACGACGCCGTTGATGACCGCA harbors:
- the aqpZ gene encoding aquaporin Z, translating into MCRRLLAEGFGTFWLVFGGCGSAVLAAAFPGLGIGFVGVALAFGLAVLTMAYAVGHISGGHFNPAVTIGQYAGGLFPAKDVAPYLAAQVAGGIAAGAVLYAVASGVADFSATTSGFASNGYGAHSPGGYSLLAGITIEFVLTAMFVVIINSVASRPALSGFAPIAIGLALTLIHLVSIPVTNTSVNPARSTGVALFQGGWAIEQLWMFWLAPIVGGAVGGIVSRALRAPA